Genomic segment of Paenalkalicoccus suaedae:
GTGGTTTTACATGGGAAGGCTTATCGAGACGATTATTCTTCTCGTCTGATGCAATCTTTGGTACGCCGATCCAAATATCCTCTACGTATATTTATTTGTTCCTCTTCTTTGGGGTTATGTTAACCAAAACAGGAGTAGGACAATATTTTAACGATTTAGCATTTGGTGCTACTGGTAGATTTACTGGAGGTACTGCAAAAGCAGCCGTAGCAGCATCTGCGCTTCAAGGTACCGTTACCGGAAGCTCTGTTGCAAACACAGTTGCATCTGGTTCTTTCACGATTCCAATGATGAAGCGCGCTGGTTTTAGACCAGAGTTTGCTGCTGCTGCAGAAGCTTCTGCTTCTACCGGCGGACAAATCATGCCTCCTATTATGGGAGCTGCCGCTTTTATTATGGCGGAATATGTTGCGAGTGTTAGCTACAGTGACATCATTATTATTGGTATTATACCAGCGGTACTATACTTCACCGGTGTGTTCTTCGGGACTCACTTTGAAGCTAAACGCGCTGGCATTAAAGGACTTCCTAAGAGTGAACTTCCCTCTAGCAAAGGACTATTAAAAGATGCGTATCTTTTAGCACCACTTGTCGTGATTATTTCGATGTTAGTCAATGGATTTACTCCAACCTATGCCGCTCTAGCTGGTATTGGTACTGCCCTTCTCGTAAGCTATGTAAAGAAAGAAACTCGCATGAAGCCTTTCGATATTTTTGATGCATTCGAGCAAGGAGCACGTATCGCTTTACCAGTAATTGCAGCCTGTGCGTCCGCAGGTATTATCGTTGGAATTGTCGTCTTCACTGGTCTAGGAGGAAAAGTAGCTGGAGGTCTATTAGAACTTGCAGGCACTAACCTTTTCCTACTTCTATTCTTCACGATGATCGCATGTATCTTACTTGGTATGGGTCTACCAACGACGGCAAACTATGTGGTAACAGCATCTATTGCTGCTCCAGCACTAATGACATTCGGTGTTGAAGATATTGCTGCTCACATGTTTGTCTTCTACTTCGGTATTGTAGCGGATATTACACCACCTGTATGTCTCGCCGCCTACGCCGGAGCCGGTATAGCCAGGGCAAACCCTATGAGGGCAGGGGTGACCGCCTTCAAGCTCGCGATAGCTGGGTTTATTATTCCATATGTATTTGTTTATAACCCGCAACTATTGTTAGTAGAGGCTGAAGTCTTTACAGTTATCTTACTACTGATCACAGCACTGCTTGGAATGGCAGCGATTAGTGCTTCTATGATGGGTTACTTCTTTAACACATTTAAGTGGTATGAACGCATTCTTCTATTTGCATCCGGTATCATGCTCGTTTACCCAGGTGACTATGTCATCGAATTAAGTGGCCTTGCACTCTTCATTGCAATTGCACTCATTCAACGAGCACGTAAAAAGAAGACAGAAGAACCACAAACAGCTTAACGCAAGAAAAGAGCTGGTCCAATAATTTGGACCAGCTCTTTTTTAATCCCAAAATACATCAAAGGTTTGCCACAGCTCTTCAAGCTCTTGCAGTCTTGCCTCAATTTTTTTATGCTCCGATCTTGTTAATGCCGTAATTATGGCATTTGCTAAGCTCATAGGGGCCGCGTAGGAGTCGATAAATGAATTGATTTCAGTAGCCGTAATAAACCGATGATCGCCATACGGAATTAATGGGCTTAACACATGATCCGTGATAACGACCGTTTTCGCCTCTCTTGACTGCACGTACTTCATAACTTCCACAGTCCTCTTTGTATACCTTGAGAATCCTAGGCCTATAACAACATCCTCGCTCGTTATATCTAATAAGTGCTCAGATACACCGTCAGCTTCCCTAATTAACTCCGTGTTTTGAAGAACGAGATCTAAATAGAATGCTAAGAAAGACCCTATACTGGCTGTACTTCTATAAGCAACAATATAGATTCTCCTCGCCTGGATAAGTTCATTTATAACTGTCTCAAACGTTTCTGGATCTATATCTTGCATCGTAGCTTTTAAATTGTGCACATCATCTGTCATTACTTCATTTAACACATATTTTGGCTCTTCATTATCTCCAATGGTTCTCGCTAAAACCTCAGCAGAAGTTAGCTTTTTTTGCATCGCTTCCTGTAGGTGGCGTTGCAAATCCGGATAACCTTTATATCCTAAAAAGACAGCAAATCGAATAACAGTCGCTTCCCCAACTCCCGTTAGAGTAGCTAACTTGGCCGCTGTTAAAAAAGGGACAGATTCGCGATGCTCGACTAAATAGTTCGCTATTTTTTTGTGAGATTTACTCAGCTTGTGCCGATTCTCCCCAATTCGCTTGTATACGTCTACTTCAGACAATATATTTCCCTCCCCTACCACTTCATTTTACACCTAATTGATTAGGAAAACGCTTACTATTTGAAATATTTCTTTCATTTTTTTCTTGGAAATAATTCTTATAATCCATTTTTGACCAATTTTGTCGTTTATGATTAAATGTATATATGCACTATGAAAGGGGAGATTAGCTATGGCACAACCTAAATACATCATGAATATTGAAAAAGTACCTCACCTATCTGACGAGGAAAAACAAAAACTAAAACAAATTACGGAGAAGTTTGTTTTCCGTGTGAATGAGTATTATTTAGGATTAATTGATTGGGCAGATCCAGCAGACCCAATTCGTAAGCTCGTTATTCCGAATGAAGGAGAGCTTGAAGAATATGGCCGTTGGGATGCATCCGATGAAGATACGAATTACGTCGTGCCTGGCTGTCAGCATAAATACGAGCAAACTGCCCTTCTTATCGTTTCTGAAGTATGTGGCGCTTATTGTCGTTATTGCTTTAGAAAGCGTTTATTCCGAAATGATATTAAAGAAGCAATGTCTGATGTTTCACCTGGAATCGAGTATATTCGCAATCATCCAGAGATTACGAACGTGTTACTTACAGGTGGAGACTCGCTCATTTTAGCTACTCGAAAGCTGCGCGGTATTATCGAACAGCTTCGCGAGATCCCACACGTGAAGATCATTCGTTTAGGATCTAAAATGCCTGTGTTTAACCCAATGAGAATTTACGAAGATGAAGAGCTATTAAAGCTTATCAGTGAGTACTCTACCCCTGAGCAGCGCATTTATGTAATGGCTCATATTAATCATCCAAGAGAAATTACGGAAGAAGCAAAACGAGGCTTCGATGCTCTTCACCAAGCAGGAGCTATTGTCGTTAACCAGACACCAGTATTAAGAGGAATCAATGACGATCCACGTGTACTCGGGGAACTGCTAGACAAGCTATCTTGGGCTGGAGTTACGCCTTACTACTTCTTTATTAACCGCCCAGTAGCTGGTAACAATGATTTCGTCCTTTCACTGAAAGAAGCATATGAAATTGTGGAAGAAGCAAAATCACGCACTTCTGGTTTAGGAAAGCGTGTACGTCTCTCCATGAGCCACACGTCTGGTAAAGTAGAAATCCTAGCTATCGAAGACGGAAAAGCTTATTTAAAATATCACCAGTCTCGCGACGGCAATTACGGTAAATTCATGGTACTTGATTGTCCAGATAACGCTGCTTGGTTCGATGATCTACCAGGTAACGAAAACTACTGGACTCCACCTCAAAAGAAGTGGAATGATTTTAAAGGTGCTAATGAAAAAATTACCGAAAAAGAAGCTTCCTCTACAACATGATCTGAATATCATAAGAAAGATTGGCATGCTTATGCGCGTGCCAATCTTTTTTTTCATCTAAAAAAGCCTCATGAAAGACTTACTTTTATTTAGTACAATAAAGGTAGCTCGAAAGGGGGTCCATCATGAAGGTAGTAGTTTTATTTAGTTTACTTTTTTTACTAGGCTGTGAGCTTTCGATTACGGAAGCAGATGAGCAACAACGCCTTCCTATAGTGGAAAGTATTACACGTCCTCCTCTTCTAATTACATATGAAGACATGATCAAAACAACTAGCGAGCTGACTCTTACCTTTTTAGCGAGTCACACAGATCAATCTGCTTTAACAAAAGAAGCCTATCAATTCCAATGGCCTTCGTACGTGTATGACAGTGAAGGAATTGCTTATAAAGTTGAATCCGTAGCCACTTCATCTGAACTTAGCGATGAATCATTAAATGACTATGAGATGGGTATAACGATGAAGTTATCGCCTCCGCCTGTTGATTTAGAAACTAACAGACTTAGCATCCCTTTTTATATGGTGCCTCGGTTGTATGAAGCGGGCTATCCATTTTCTCCTTCTGAAAATGCATCTCCATTAGTAGTCGGCGATATTTCTCTTTATAACGTTGCAATTGATGACAGTACAATACAATTTGATATGGTTGACAACCATCCTGATAGTTCGAACCGAAATTTACAATACTTGTTTACTCGGATCTCAGATGAACAAGAAGTTTATCCTCTTTTTTCTCGGATAGATGATTCATCAAGCCCAGTTCGCGTGGAGTTAGAATTTGCTGAACCTATTTCTCCAAATGATAGATTTCAGATTGATCGCACCACCGCGAGCTTACCAGAGTGGCGATTTACTTTTGTCATAGCAGAAGGTGAATAAAAAAAACACTGGTTGGATCAATCCCTTCCAGTGTTTTTCTTTGACTTTTTAGATGTGATTTCAAGCTCTTCAAGTTCGAATAGATGATGCATGGCTTCTCGAAAGTTTAAAAAAGTGATAGAGCGAATTTGTTTTGCAACGGAGGCAAAATAGCTAGCGTGTTCATTTTTAATACCCACTATAAATGCATTCGCCCCAATAACATGGACGGTATCAACGAGCTTAATTAAGTTATTAGCAAAGTCCTCTACTTCTACTAACGTCAGACTTGATAAATCAAAGATGCAGTGATCTGCGTCTTTTCTTGTGATTTCGTTTAACACCTTCGATGTCAGGTGACTCATTCTGCTATGTGTAAACGTCCCTGATAAGGGAATAAGCAGCGTATTTTCTAGAACAGTTGGTAGAACCGGCGTTGATAATTCCTCGATTAGCTGTTTATCCTGGGCTTTCTCTCTTGCCTCAAAAGTTACATCCTGCCAGTACAAAATGTATCCGATATGTTGGTCCTTTGAATTATGCACCTTATTTACCATAATGCTTGCAACATAATCTTCAAAAATAGTTATCTTTGCTTGGTGAGGAAACATTCCATCTTTGTGTACCACTTTATGAAACGAAGATGAACTATCATGGATCTCCTTTAGTGATTTTGTGATCAATTCCTCTGGATGAGTGATGGCCAGTCGGTCTGTAAAGAGCGTTATTATATTTTTTGCTGCGTCATTCATCCATAGTAGCTTCAAGGATGTATCGCATAAAAACACATTATCTGTTAGCGTATTTAAGACGCGAAGTGTGTCATCATGAAAAAGATCTGTCTTTGTCATCACTTACTCCCTACTCTCTCTGACTATTTCACCTGTTAATCTAATTGCTTGGCAAATGACACTATATCTTCAAGCATCTTTTTTCTATCACTATCACTCGATTGAATAACATCACCAAAGTGTAGCACGTTTTCAAGTTTCAATCCACAAAAAGTAAAAATATGCTGTTCAATTAAATGGACCACTTGCTCATAAAGCCCTTCCTTCATGAAATCCTCTTTCGGCGTGCCCGTAGTAAAAATGAGCGAGGCTTTTTTGTTACTCATCAAAGGCACAGGCTCTTCACCATCTAGCTCATAAGCTTTACCAAAAGCTAATACTCTATCAAGGTACCCCTTCCCTATAGCAGGAAAGCTCCCCCACCAAAGCGGAAAAACAAATAGAATATGCTCAGCTTCATGAATAAATGCCCACTCTCTTTCAACATCAGACGAATAGATCCCTTTCTGAGTGAGCTCATATTCTTCTTTTGTAAGATGAGGGATAAATGAGATCTCGGCTAGGTTACGAACATTCGACGTCTCTCCAAGCTCTTCTTGTAATGTTTGCAAAATAGCTCCATTAAAACTATCGGTACTGGGGTGCATATAGACAATCAAATATTTACTCATATTTCGCTCCTTCTCTTTACACAAAGATGCCGCGCAGACAGGACGTCTGCACGAACATCGAATTAAAGTGGCTTCATCATTGGCTTACCGAAATAGTATCCTTGAACAAAATCGACGTACCCTCTAACGGCTTCGTATTCTTCTGGAGTCTCAATACCCTCAGCTAATAACGTAGCTCCAAATTCGTGTGTGATATCTCGATAAAGTTTGATTCTATCTAGTTTACTACTATCCTTATGACAGTCTTTTACTAGTTCTCGATCTATTTTAGCCACGTTAGGCTTTAATTGCTTTAACACATCTATTGTTGCATAGCCGGAGCCAATATCATCAAGTGCAACAGATACTCCAGCTTTTTTATATTCATCAAAAATGTATTGCAAATGCTTAATGTCTTGAATTTTTTCCGTTTCGACAACTTCAAAAACGAGGTCAGCAGGGTCTACTTGATATTTTTCAATCGCTCTAAACGTACTCTTTAAGCAGTGCGCAGGATCGTAGATGGATGATGGCAAGAAATTAATAAAGCGCTTTATTCCTTTAGGCAGTAGCTTAGAACTAGTTCTAATAGATGCTATTCTTGCTTGACTATCTAATAGTGATTGGAGCCCGGATTCTTGGGAAAAATCAAAAAGCTCTCCAGGATAAAATGGATACTTATCATCTTTCGCTCTAAGAAGAAATTCGTAACCGTATATCTCTGAAGTAGTCGTTGAGAGAATCGGTTGCATAGCTGATTGAAAGATCTGCTCTTGAATGATCTTTACGTAATTTGGATGTTCAATTTGTTTTTGTAACTGTGATATCGGATAATCAACTCTAGATTGGAATGACTCCATTGTTTGTGGTACTAAACTACCGTAAACGGACTTTTTTTGTAATGGTGAATCAGTAACTGCAGTAACTGTGGCTAAGAGTTCGTTCCATGATGAGTAAGAAATTGAAATAGTACCTTCTGTATGTTCTGCTTGAGGAGTAGTTTGCTGTAATGATTTCCATAGCTCAGGTATGATTTCCTTATCCGTAGCAGTCACTACTAACGTACCGCTATCGTTTAAAGGAATGCTTCCTGAACAGAGCTGACAAGACTGCATATAGTCACCAACTTCCATGTAGTGTTGCTTATGAAGTACCCTCTTTTGTCCTAGGTAAAACATGCTAGTGAAGCTATTAAATGTATAATTGGTTAGATTCTTCACTTATTCACTTATTCATTTATTAAATCACATAAAAATGATTTTACAAAACGCTTTCTTTTAACTTTAAGGCTTTTCCTTTTATTATATACCAATGTCTGATATGATACGAGAAATCACTGAATTTTCATAAATTGAGAGGAGCGATAGTAGTATGGTACTTTCTCAAGAAGAAATTAACGAAAATCTAGAGGATTCAAAGGGCTGGGAGCAAGAGGATCAAAAGATTGTGAAGTCATATACGCTTTCATCCTTTCCTAAAGCACTTCAATTTGTACAGGCTTTAGGGAATGTAGCAGAAGACAGGCAGCATCATCCGCACATGACTATTGATCACCGGAAGGTCACAATCAAATTAACTACGAATGATGAAGGCGGTTTAACTCAAAAAGATTTTGAGTCAGCAGATGCGTATGACAAACTCGTTAAAAAATACGAATAATTTCGTTACTCTATCCGAGTGACCCTCTATCCACTCATGATGTGATATACTTAAAGTATTGGATAATTTGGGGGCGAATGGAACATGGAGTGGCTATATTTATTTACGGCGGCGGTAATGGGAGCAATCTCTCTTTACCACCTATTTACACATCGACATAGAAAAAATCAAAATGACATGATCATCTACACACCTCAAGATAAAAAGAAGCTAAGTACGACATCATCTACTTATAAAGCTTCTGTTATCGCAGCGTGGGCAGTGATTATTTTAAGCTTTGTATTAGTCATAGAAGTGTTTATCAGTTTTACAATAGCATCTGCTTTGTTTTTTACCGTCTTAGCTCTTGGCGCTTTTGTTTTAATGACCCTTGATCGCATCTTTCAAGTTCAAGGGGATGCTCTTATTTTTGCTGGATATTATGCAAAATGGGGTCGCATTCAATTTCTTGAATGGGGTAAAAAAAGAGGTAATCGCCGTCAGCTAATCATGACGCTTGCAAAAGGACAGCGAATCAAAACGACAGTTGATGAAAAACATAAAGCAGAAATTGAAGATTTATTAAAAGACTATGTGTCATTTCAAGCAACGAAGCACACATAATTTGACACAAAAAAGCAGGAGCGAGTGCTCCTGCTTTTTTGTGTCTTTATTATTTACCTGTACTGGCAAAGGTTTCGATTCTTGCAGCAATTTCGTCTCTAACACGCTCAAAGAATGCCCACTTCTCCTCTTCTGAACCTGTCGCTTGAGCCGGGTCATCAAATCCCCAATGAGCTCGTTCTTTATGAGGTGGTGTTGCAGGACAAACATCATTCGCATGTCCACATAGTGTGACAACAAAATCTGCTTTATCTAGAAGTTCAGGATCTATCGTATCGGATGTTTGATTAGAGATGTCAACACCAGCTTCCTTCATAGCACGTACTGCATTTGGATTTACCCCATGTGCTTCAATTCCCGCTGAATACACATCCCACTTATCGCTTAAATAATGCTTTCCAAACCCTTCAGCCATTTGGCTTCGACAAGAGTTACCTGTGCACAAAAAATAAATAATTGGTTTAGCCATACTACCATGCTCCTCTTCTAATGTTTATATAATAATACACTTATATAATAACATAAAAAAATGAACATTTATCTAACTGTGTTTATCTTAGCAACAAGAGACTCGTTGACCCTTACTTTCAAGCTCGTCTAGAAGAGGCTTAGGATTTGGCAACTCTTTTATTAAGCAGCTAATAAGACCATAATACTCAGAATCTACATTTAACGAATAGTATACCCATTGTCCATGTTTGCGCTCTTTGACGACACCTTTATCTCGAAGTTTGCGTAAATGTTGACTAATAGACGGTTGACTCGATTGAAAAATATCAACAAACTCACATACACATATCTCGTCAATTGCTAAAAGCGATACCATTTGTAAACGTGTCTTATCTCCTAACAGTTTAAAGATCGATGCAGCATCATTAATGGAAATTTGTTCTTTAATCATGATAACTCCTCCTTTAACACTTGTATAATTGTCTTTACTGCTTTGAGCTGAGTTTCTACATCCATTGAGGCTAGATGCGGTTTAGCTACTGTCATTGCAGGACTCGCCGGCACATGTATAAAGCCTGTAAAGCGACAAGTAGAGACATTTTTAGCATGAGCCAGCGCCTGGTACATCGTGGTATTACATATATACGTACCTGCCGTATTAGACACCTCTGAAGGGATGCCACCTTCTACTAGTCGTGAAACAATCGTTCGATACGGTAATGTAGTAAAAATAGCGTCAGGACCTTCAGGATCAATTTTACGATCAACAGGAGCGTGACCATTATTATCAGAACGGTCCGCTGCAACATCTTGAATATTAATAGCAATTCTTTCAACGGAAATAGCAGATCTTCCTACAGCTACTCCTAAAGAAAGAACCGCATCAGGTTTCCATTCATCCATATTCTTTTTAAGAGCATCAAAGCAAGACTCATATACCACAGGCAGCACCAAACTTCGTATGTCGACTCCTTCAAACCCTTCTTCTTTAATCTTAATTACAAGTTCTTCAGTAGGATTACGGTCGAGTTCTCCAAATGGTTCAAATCCAGTCAATAGTAGTTTCACAGTTCATCAACACTCCTTCTCTACTTCTCTATTGTCTCTTTTATCAGGATTTTTTTCAACTACTCTCCCCCTTCTATTTAGTGAAGATGTACTTATGTGGCGAAAGGGGGTGAGAAAATGAACACACTACTTACTGAAACTAGATTAAACCTGACGTTCTTTAAAGGATTAGACGAGGATAATAAAGAAGTATTTGCTACTCGTCAAATCCGAAATTTGCGTGAAGACGCTTCGTCCGAAGCGTTACATGCTGTTGCAACTGCTATGGCTTCACTTACACAAGACCAGCTAGTTAAAATCGAACGAGCTAATACGTATGAAATTTTAGCATAATATTAATCATGAAGGAGAGCGATAATGATGAGCAAACGACTCGAATTATTATTTACAAACGAGGGAGATCGATCAGTAACTATTGCAGTGGATGATCCTATTTATCCAGTTAATGATGAGCTAGTTAATCAAGTCATGGACACAATTCTTGCCGAGGATGCTTTCACATCGAACTTTGGTCATCTCGTTTCAAAACGCGGTGCACGTATTGTAGAAAGAACAGTCGAGCCAATTACTATTTCTATGTAAATCTAACAAGAACGCGCTGTGAGTAATTCACAGCGCGTTCTGTACTAGTTAAGGAGGCGATAAAGAATGGAAATAGACGTATTCATGCAGCTATGGAGTGAGTTCGGCTTTCCGATGACTGTTACCTTATACCTTTTGTATCGGATTGAGAAAAAACTTGATACTGTTAACTCTTCTATTCAAAGATTAAATATTCCTCTACAAAAACGTCATGTATCATAAAAAAAGAACGGCTTAAAAAGCCGTTCTTTTTTTATCGCGTATAGCGCACTGATGACACTGCCCAAGTATCTTCATCACTTTGAGCAAGCTTAATTTCAACTGTACTAGTTAAATCAAACGAGTCTTCATCCGTTAAATAAAATTCATACTCAACTGTATACTCGCCTTCCTCTAAAGTAGCAAGTCGTTGTTGAACCATATAGGTTGGATGCATTTGTAAAAAATGAAAGGATTGAGTTAATCCTTCTGATTCTTCAAATGTGAGAATATTTTTCTCTCTATCAATTTCAAAATGATCTTGAGTGAGAGTCTCTAATGCAAGGTGATCCTCTTCATGCATGGCCTTGAGGAAAGAGAGTGTTTGACGATCTAAACGAGCCTTTTGAGCCATCTCACTTTCGAAAGAAGCTTCGAGCTCAATAGCCTGCTGCTTATATGTGAGTATATTATCTTTTAATAGTTGATTCTCCTCTTCAACCTCTTTCATTTCTATGAGTAACGCCTCTTTTTCTTTTAACTCCCGCTCAAGAGATTCAGTAAGACGATCGTTGGTCGCAATTAAAGACGCCATATCCTCTTCCTGCTGAGATACCCCATCAGAACTATCGTTCGAACAAGCAGTCATTATGAGAAGTAGTAATATCCAGA
This window contains:
- a CDS encoding MurR/RpiR family transcriptional regulator, whose translation is MSEVDVYKRIGENRHKLSKSHKKIANYLVEHRESVPFLTAAKLATLTGVGEATVIRFAVFLGYKGYPDLQRHLQEAMQKKLTSAEVLARTIGDNEEPKYVLNEVMTDDVHNLKATMQDIDPETFETVINELIQARRIYIVAYRSTASIGSFLAFYLDLVLQNTELIREADGVSEHLLDITSEDVVIGLGFSRYTKRTVEVMKYVQSREAKTVVITDHVLSPLIPYGDHRFITATEINSFIDSYAAPMSLANAIITALTRSEHKKIEARLQELEELWQTFDVFWD
- a CDS encoding NAD(P)H-dependent oxidoreductase; this encodes MSKYLIVYMHPSTDSFNGAILQTLQEELGETSNVRNLAEISFIPHLTKEEYELTQKGIYSSDVEREWAFIHEAEHILFVFPLWWGSFPAIGKGYLDRVLAFGKAYELDGEEPVPLMSNKKASLIFTTGTPKEDFMKEGLYEQVVHLIEQHIFTFCGLKLENVLHFGDVIQSSDSDRKKMLEDIVSFAKQLD
- a CDS encoding DUF1659 domain-containing protein, with product MNTLLTETRLNLTFFKGLDEDNKEVFATRQIRNLREDASSEALHAVATAMASLTQDQLVKIERANTYEILA
- the arsC gene encoding arsenate reductase (thioredoxin) translates to MAKPIIYFLCTGNSCRSQMAEGFGKHYLSDKWDVYSAGIEAHGVNPNAVRAMKEAGVDISNQTSDTIDPELLDKADFVVTLCGHANDVCPATPPHKERAHWGFDDPAQATGSEEEKWAFFERVRDEIAARIETFASTGK
- a CDS encoding STAS domain-containing protein — translated: MTKTDLFHDDTLRVLNTLTDNVFLCDTSLKLLWMNDAAKNIITLFTDRLAITHPEELITKSLKEIHDSSSSFHKVVHKDGMFPHQAKITIFEDYVASIMVNKVHNSKDQHIGYILYWQDVTFEAREKAQDKQLIEELSTPVLPTVLENTLLIPLSGTFTHSRMSHLTSKVLNEITRKDADHCIFDLSSLTLVEVEDFANNLIKLVDTVHVIGANAFIVGIKNEHASYFASVAKQIRSITFLNFREAMHHLFELEELEITSKKSKKNTGRD
- a CDS encoding 4a-hydroxytetrahydrobiopterin dehydratase, translated to MVLSQEEINENLEDSKGWEQEDQKIVKSYTLSSFPKALQFVQALGNVAEDRQHHPHMTIDHRKVTIKLTTNDEGGLTQKDFESADAYDKLVKKYE
- a CDS encoding DUF2922 domain-containing protein; the encoded protein is MMSKRLELLFTNEGDRSVTIAVDDPIYPVNDELVNQVMDTILAEDAFTSNFGHLVSKRGARIVERTVEPITISM
- a CDS encoding KamA family radical SAM protein: MAQPKYIMNIEKVPHLSDEEKQKLKQITEKFVFRVNEYYLGLIDWADPADPIRKLVIPNEGELEEYGRWDASDEDTNYVVPGCQHKYEQTALLIVSEVCGAYCRYCFRKRLFRNDIKEAMSDVSPGIEYIRNHPEITNVLLTGGDSLILATRKLRGIIEQLREIPHVKIIRLGSKMPVFNPMRIYEDEELLKLISEYSTPEQRIYVMAHINHPREITEEAKRGFDALHQAGAIVVNQTPVLRGINDDPRVLGELLDKLSWAGVTPYYFFINRPVAGNNDFVLSLKEAYEIVEEAKSRTSGLGKRVRLSMSHTSGKVEILAIEDGKAYLKYHQSRDGNYGKFMVLDCPDNAAWFDDLPGNENYWTPPQKKWNDFKGANEKITEKEASSTT
- a CDS encoding EAL domain-containing protein, with amino-acid sequence MEVGDYMQSCQLCSGSIPLNDSGTLVVTATDKEIIPELWKSLQQTTPQAEHTEGTISISYSSWNELLATVTAVTDSPLQKKSVYGSLVPQTMESFQSRVDYPISQLQKQIEHPNYVKIIQEQIFQSAMQPILSTTTSEIYGYEFLLRAKDDKYPFYPGELFDFSQESGLQSLLDSQARIASIRTSSKLLPKGIKRFINFLPSSIYDPAHCLKSTFRAIEKYQVDPADLVFEVVETEKIQDIKHLQYIFDEYKKAGVSVALDDIGSGYATIDVLKQLKPNVAKIDRELVKDCHKDSSKLDRIKLYRDITHEFGATLLAEGIETPEEYEAVRGYVDFVQGYYFGKPMMKPL
- a CDS encoding ArsR/SmtB family transcription factor; protein product: MIKEQISINDAASIFKLLGDKTRLQMVSLLAIDEICVCEFVDIFQSSQPSISQHLRKLRDKGVVKERKHGQWVYYSLNVDSEYYGLISCLIKELPNPKPLLDELESKGQRVSCC
- a CDS encoding pyroglutamyl-peptidase I, whose protein sequence is MKLLLTGFEPFGELDRNPTEELVIKIKEEGFEGVDIRSLVLPVVYESCFDALKKNMDEWKPDAVLSLGVAVGRSAISVERIAINIQDVAADRSDNNGHAPVDRKIDPEGPDAIFTTLPYRTIVSRLVEGGIPSEVSNTAGTYICNTTMYQALAHAKNVSTCRFTGFIHVPASPAMTVAKPHLASMDVETQLKAVKTIIQVLKEELS
- a CDS encoding TRAP transporter permease, giving the protein MTEVKSDQIMSEKEQQEMIAKYDKESSYRTDTGKWRWVIAFLAVSLTAFHLYRALPQVGGPLVSLMQGAVHLGTAMGLIFLLYPFKRSGLKKVGVPWYDVVLAFLGMGSAYYILFRYDWITGAARILGFTTLDIIVATIGIVLLLEATRRAVGMPIVVIAVLAILYGLFGTNIPYFGHGGFTWEGLSRRLFFSSDAIFGTPIQISSTYIYLFLFFGVMLTKTGVGQYFNDLAFGATGRFTGGTAKAAVAASALQGTVTGSSVANTVASGSFTIPMMKRAGFRPEFAAAAEASASTGGQIMPPIMGAAAFIMAEYVASVSYSDIIIIGIIPAVLYFTGVFFGTHFEAKRAGIKGLPKSELPSSKGLLKDAYLLAPLVVIISMLVNGFTPTYAALAGIGTALLVSYVKKETRMKPFDIFDAFEQGARIALPVIAACASAGIIVGIVVFTGLGGKVAGGLLELAGTNLFLLLFFTMIACILLGMGLPTTANYVVTASIAAPALMTFGVEDIAAHMFVFYFGIVADITPPVCLAAYAGAGIARANPMRAGVTAFKLAIAGFIIPYVFVYNPQLLLVEAEVFTVILLLITALLGMAAISASMMGYFFNTFKWYERILLFASGIMLVYPGDYVIELSGLALFIAIALIQRARKKKTEEPQTA
- a CDS encoding YvrJ family protein, producing MEIDVFMQLWSEFGFPMTVTLYLLYRIEKKLDTVNSSIQRLNIPLQKRHVS